The uncultured Sphaerochaeta sp. genome includes the window TATCAAGGGATATCCGAACATAAGGATCAACGGAATCAGCGTAGGAAGGAGAAACAGGTAGGGTTCAGTTCTTCTCTTCATGGCAAGGCTTTCCCAAGCCATTGCATGTCTTTTTGCATGTTTTCTTATCAATGCAATTCCCAATCCACACAGAACTGCAACAACGATTAAATACAGAACAAGTATACCCATATCCATTTCCCTCAAATTATTGAATGGTACTGCAGGATTCCTGCAGTACCACTATACTACGTTTTATTGCAATCCCTTCGGCTGTTCCACGGAAGAACCCGGATTCTCAGCCAAGTATGCTTTCATCCTCTTTTCAAGTTCATTCACGACATTGAACAGGGAAGTCCTTGCATCTTGCTTGCCCAACATATACTTCTGCATCTCTTCGTGCATCATGCCCTGATGCATGTCGGTATAGTTGAAGGGGCCAAATGCAACAGGGACAACCATGTCAGGGTCATTCAGCTGCTGTACAAAGGCTGCATAGGGACCATTTGGACCATAGAGAGGATCATCACCGATGGCTGTCTTGATGGGGATCAAGCCGGTAAGCTTACAATACTCAATATTGTTGTCCGGTCTGGTGAGGAACTGGATAAGCTGCCAAGCAGCATCCTTGTTCTTCGAGGATGAACTGATGGAGTATGCGTATGGTGAATTGACGGTATTGTAGATCTTTCCATCCTTATCACTCTTAGGCATGGGCATTACCATCCATTCATCATCTTCCATTCTTTCAAGACAGGTAGCGGCAACTTCACTATCGTTGATCAAGGTACCGGTAAGACCACCGCAGAAGTTGTCAACCATCTCTACAAAACCCCAGTTGATTGCATCTTTTGGAGCTGTTCCATCAAGATAGAGATCCATCCACTTCTTGTATGCCTCAATAGCTTCTTGGTCCTTCATCAATGAAGATCCATCGGCTGCATATGCTGATCCACCATTAAGACTTTCCAGATAGACAAACAAGGGGTCGAATGCACCGCGGGACCCACGAAATGAAGTACCGTAATGATTCTTTGAAGGGTCTGTAAGGGCATATACGGCATCGAAATATTCGCTGTACGTCCAGCCTTTCTCCATGTCCAGGTCAAGGCCGGCATCCTCTGCCCAATCCTTTCGAACAAATACACCCTTAACCATCATGCCATCAGGAATGGTATAGATGTTGCCATACAGTTCCTGCTCTGCTTTCCAAACCAGTTCGGTTACGGTTTTAGCATATTCGTCACTCGTATCGCCGATATAGTCGGAGAGGGGCACAACCCAACCAGCCTCAGTGAACTGACCAAGCCATCCAGCCCAGGTGGTCATAACATCAGGAAGCTGATTAGACGCACCAAGTACGGTCAGCTTGTTCGCTGCATCGTCCCAGGGAACACTCTCATAGATGACGGAAATTCCCGTTTCCTCTTTGAATTTGTCGAAGGTGTTGGTGAAATACTCCTGCCGGGTAGGGCTGGGAGATACATCGATAAACCGGAGCTCTGTGGCTTGTTCCTTCTCAGCAGACCCTGCTGCGAACAGCCCACCCATGATTGCCAACATGGCAACCAGCATAGCTAACCGTACCATTTTTTTCATACAGTTCTCCTTATTTTTTTTCCCATAACCATGGGAAATGCTTACTTGCTTTAATGTTCAAGAAAGGAACCACTTCTGCCGTTAATATTGAATAAATCTCAAATTTATCAAATATATTGGTTCTTAAATAGAACCACTTAATGGTAGATTATCACAGAATGGGTATGTGTCAAGATTGAAAACTGTTGTTATTTGTTGTTTTTTTGAAGAGCGAATAGGGTATATATACTCATAGCTACAAAAAGCCTCCCGACTATCGGAAGGCTTTCTCTATCAAGCTTTTTTAAGTTTTATGCAACGCCCAGAATCTGTTTGATCTGGTCCTTCACCTGGTTCAGGATATTGGTGTACTGCTCATCCAACTGCCCAAGCTGTTTTTCCAGAAGCTTCATGAACTCAGGATCCTGCTCTGGACGGAGCGTGAAATTTGGACCGTACTGTTGTTGCAACTGAGCCTGTTTTTGCTGGAGATGGGGAGCAAACTGTTGCTTCATCCTTTCTATCAGGTCTTCCTGATTCTCCAGATATTGACTGAAGAAGCCCTCCAGCTGTCCAAGCATCTCTTTTAGTTCCTCATTTCCATCACCTAGGATTTCTCCTAGTTCCAGGACCTTGGAAAAGGATTCCTTGTAGGCAGCACTGCGTGGCAGGGAGAGGTTGGACAAGAATGTGATAACCATTCCTTCCTTGACTGAGTCTTTCTCTTCACCAGCATAGGAAGCATACTGCTTTACAGTTCCTTCCTTGGTGGCATCTATATCCATGAGGAAGGTTGCTGCAAGTTGTCTGCCCTCCTTGATGAGCTGTTCTTTCTTGATTTTCTTAGGGTCGGCCTGTAAGTTCTCTGTCTTCTCCAGGGCCAGTTCCCATGCAGATTTGATAATTGCCATAACTTTCTCCTCTAGACCTTAGTAAAGATAGTACAGTTCTCCATCTTGGACAAGTCATGGTTTGGTGGTACCCTCAACCCATGGAACTGGAGCAAAACATCATCTATATCTTTGACCTACTGGGAACCTTTATCTTTGCCATAACCGGTGCAGTAAAAGGAGTACGGCTCAAGTTGGACATCCTGGGAGTTGTCGTATTTGCCTGTACAGTCGGTTGTGGGGGAGGCATGCTCAGGGATGCAGCAATTGGGGCAACCCCGGTGGCTGCCTTTTCCAACAGTGCCTATATACTCATTTGTGTCGGTACTGGTCTTGCTGTATTCTTCCTTGCTCCCAAGTTTGTCGGGCGTTGGAGAGTAATCCTCTTTGCCGATTCCCTTGGCCTGGGAGTCTTCACTGCCCTTGGCGTTGCGAAAGGGGCGATGTTTGGCATTGGGCCGATAGGTCAGTTGCTTTGTGGTGTCTTTTCTGCAGTCGGAGGAGGGGTTGTTCGTGATGTCATGAGCCGCTCAATTCCAACCGTACTTACCAG containing:
- a CDS encoding sugar ABC transporter substrate-binding protein; this encodes MKKMVRLAMLVAMLAIMGGLFAAGSAEKEQATELRFIDVSPSPTRQEYFTNTFDKFKEETGISVIYESVPWDDAANKLTVLGASNQLPDVMTTWAGWLGQFTEAGWVVPLSDYIGDTSDEYAKTVTELVWKAEQELYGNIYTIPDGMMVKGVFVRKDWAEDAGLDLDMEKGWTYSEYFDAVYALTDPSKNHYGTSFRGSRGAFDPLFVYLESLNGGSAYAADGSSLMKDQEAIEAYKKWMDLYLDGTAPKDAINWGFVEMVDNFCGGLTGTLINDSEVAATCLERMEDDEWMVMPMPKSDKDGKIYNTVNSPYAYSISSSSKNKDAAWQLIQFLTRPDNNIEYCKLTGLIPIKTAIGDDPLYGPNGPYAAFVQQLNDPDMVVPVAFGPFNYTDMHQGMMHEEMQKYMLGKQDARTSLFNVVNELEKRMKAYLAENPGSSVEQPKGLQ
- a CDS encoding DUF6657 family protein, with product MAIIKSAWELALEKTENLQADPKKIKKEQLIKEGRQLAATFLMDIDATKEGTVKQYASYAGEEKDSVKEGMVITFLSNLSLPRSAAYKESFSKVLELGEILGDGNEELKEMLGQLEGFFSQYLENQEDLIERMKQQFAPHLQQKQAQLQQQYGPNFTLRPEQDPEFMKLLEKQLGQLDEQYTNILNQVKDQIKQILGVA
- a CDS encoding trimeric intracellular cation channel family protein — protein: MELEQNIIYIFDLLGTFIFAITGAVKGVRLKLDILGVVVFACTVGCGGGMLRDAAIGATPVAAFSNSAYILICVGTGLAVFFLAPKFVGRWRVILFADSLGLGVFTALGVAKGAMFGIGPIGQLLCGVFSAVGGGVVRDVMSRSIPTVLTSDFYATASLLGGILYLALEMTGLGLLSKFIIASSVVFLIRIVAIRYNFHLPVANTALPVEDEQTLH